Proteins encoded together in one bacterium window:
- a CDS encoding rhodanese-like domain-containing protein, translated as MKKIYIHIFFLCLLAFLACHEGYSSSEGADLEKYLSPEALKELTENPIDSIWIIDVRPSGAYEKGHIPTARSFPSGEIMNRLAELPKGKSLILYCETGGRAQMVIKKLEKAGYTRLMNWGSYKRWKWEYEKVEK; from the coding sequence ATGAAGAAAATATACATACATATTTTCTTTCTATGTTTATTAGCTTTCCTTGCTTGCCACGAAGGCTATTCCTCTTCTGAAGGCGCAGACCTTGAGAAATATTTGTCCCCCGAAGCCTTAAAGGAACTCACAGAAAATCCCATCGACAGCATCTGGATAATCGATGTTCGCCCCTCCGGCGCCTATGAAAAGGGGCACATCCCGACAGCCCGGTCTTTTCCCTCGGGGGAGATAATGAACCGCCTCGCTGAACTCCCTAAGGGAAAAAGCCTCATCCTTTACTGCGAAACCGGTGGTCGCGCACAGATGGTCATCAAGAAGCTCGAAAAGGCCGGCTACACCCGCCTTATGAACTGGGGAAGCTACAAGCGTTGGAAATGGGAATATGAAAAGGTTGAAAAATGA
- a CDS encoding T9SS type A sorting domain-containing protein, with the protein MKNARLIIFVLLNAIAALTIFAAPGFYKDLFMDGGLYLSSRTTLPAADTLGLDWEFLATDSSLIQSEFIITSPNDQNGALLYPDGSPRFKAFYSNGGSATNHGNSLGEEGRNRVRSFFYNGGSYTGSCAGAFIASISYLTSGFREAYYRIWPGRTASTGLSDSHTGHFIEPASPLLDYFDFGGDSYIANVYHNGGCYAREDIDFPPETEILLRYDRSGYTMHNKPSCWAYKASDSTGRIVVIGSHPEGIVSGERLELMEAIYLYALDGVGMPKIKASLENSITRTMDKYTSDSLPAFTRIGDKQYHHFIVNLPEHTDYLTVNLSGESGYDFNLYINNSDIAFESTSVYSDISPGATKSINIRSPGEGEWFIGIECASTVTTTLTSWGYEYSGDIAVLDGLSYSISASWDTISTEIVESERPVAIFIGKNYPNPFNTETKIEINLDKKCSVTAEIYSINGKLIRKLHRGYLPQGKSVLTWSGKNQANKPVSSGLYLFRISNGKETLTREIILMK; encoded by the coding sequence ATGAAAAATGCTAGGTTAATAATATTCGTGCTGCTAAATGCTATTGCGGCTTTAACCATCTTCGCTGCGCCCGGATTCTATAAAGACCTCTTCATGGATGGCGGCCTGTATCTGTCTTCTCGAACAACTCTCCCGGCTGCCGACACACTCGGCCTCGATTGGGAGTTCCTCGCTACTGACTCCTCTTTAATACAAAGCGAGTTTATAATAACCTCGCCAAACGACCAAAACGGTGCTCTTCTTTATCCCGATGGCTCCCCTCGATTTAAAGCATTTTATTCTAATGGTGGATCAGCCACAAATCATGGTAATTCCTTGGGCGAAGAAGGTCGAAATCGAGTGCGTTCCTTTTTTTATAACGGCGGAAGCTACACTGGTTCTTGTGCCGGAGCTTTCATCGCATCAATTAGCTATTTAACCAGCGGCTTTCGCGAAGCTTACTATCGCATCTGGCCGGGACGAACAGCTTCAACGGGTCTTTCTGATAGCCATACAGGCCATTTTATCGAACCAGCCTCTCCCCTTCTCGACTATTTCGATTTCGGCGGTGATTCATATATTGCCAACGTTTATCACAACGGGGGTTGTTATGCCCGTGAGGATATCGATTTTCCACCCGAGACCGAGATACTGCTTCGATATGACCGCTCAGGTTACACTATGCACAACAAACCCAGTTGCTGGGCATACAAAGCATCTGATTCGACCGGTAGAATAGTTGTTATTGGCTCACATCCCGAGGGCATAGTATCAGGGGAACGCCTCGAACTCATGGAAGCTATTTATCTATATGCCCTTGATGGCGTCGGTATGCCAAAAATAAAGGCTTCACTCGAAAACAGCATCACAAGGACCATGGATAAATATACATCGGATAGCCTTCCGGCCTTCACGCGTATCGGAGATAAGCAATACCACCATTTTATTGTCAACTTACCGGAACATACCGACTATTTAACGGTAAACCTTTCTGGGGAATCGGGTTATGATTTCAACCTTTATATAAATAACTCGGATATTGCCTTCGAAAGCACTTCAGTTTATAGCGATATTTCTCCAGGAGCAACAAAATCTATAAACATCCGTTCGCCTGGTGAGGGTGAATGGTTCATCGGTATCGAGTGCGCTTCGACTGTCACAACGACATTAACCTCATGGGGATATGAATATTCCGGCGACATCGCTGTCCTCGATGGCCTCTCTTATTCGATTAGCGCATCTTGGGATACTATATCAACTGAAATAGTCGAAAGCGAGCGTCCAGTTGCGATCTTTATCGGGAAAAATTACCCGAATCCATTCAACACTGAAACCAAAATAGAAATAAATCTCGATAAAAAATGTAGTGTTACCGCTGAAATCTATTCAATTAATGGAAAACTTATTCGAAAGTTACACAGAGGATATTTACCCCAGGGAAAATCAGTATTAACATGGTCGGGAAAGAATCAAGCAAACAAACCCGTTTCCTCAGGGCTTTATCTGTTCAGAATTTCCAATGGCAAAGAGACATTAACGCGCGAAATTATATTGATGAAATAA
- a CDS encoding winged helix-turn-helix transcriptional regulator translates to MNKNKIEAKANIFKALGHPSRLAMVEKLSEGECCVCKLVELVGADFSTVSKHLAILKEAGIVGDERRGQNVFYRLKVPCLIRFMDCVEAVIKR, encoded by the coding sequence ATGAACAAGAATAAAATAGAGGCAAAAGCAAATATCTTCAAAGCTTTGGGGCATCCATCGAGGCTTGCGATGGTCGAGAAGCTGAGCGAGGGCGAGTGCTGCGTTTGCAAACTTGTAGAACTTGTCGGCGCGGATTTTTCAACGGTGTCAAAGCATCTTGCGATCTTAAAAGAAGCAGGTATTGTCGGGGACGAACGGCGTGGGCAAAATGTTTTTTATCGCCTTAAAGTGCCATGCCTAATTCGTTTCATGGACTGCGTCGAAGCGGTGATTAAACGATGA
- a CDS encoding permease has translation MNWKSEWKKFALIVGAFALAFYLPVGIGRFDNAIMEALHLVKWYAREHVILCLIPAFFIAGAIGVFISQNSVMKYLGAKAKKIIAYSVASVSGTILAVCSCTVLPLFAGIYRMGAGLGPAIAFLYSGPAINVLAIILTARVLGIEIGIARAVGAIVFSVIIGLLMHLIFRKEENQRVAAQVQMPEEGASRPLWQTALYFVSLVGILIFANFGAPESSTGTWNFIFQNKWIITSVFAVGLGAALVAWFDFKLWQFAVIGIPTAIAGIILPNQPLIPFGIAIIGLSYFTSRSKGETGEWFMSSWGFTKQILPLLLLGVVFAGFFLGRPGHEGIIPSEWVSRALGGNSLRANFFASFAGAFMYFATLTEVPILQGLMGAGMGKGPALSLLLAGPALSLPNMLVIRSIIGTKKTVVFVLLVIIMATISGMIFGAIFG, from the coding sequence ATGAATTGGAAATCGGAGTGGAAAAAATTTGCGCTGATCGTAGGGGCGTTTGCGCTTGCATTCTATCTTCCGGTGGGTATCGGTAGATTCGACAACGCGATAATGGAAGCGCTGCATTTGGTGAAATGGTATGCTCGCGAGCATGTCATTCTTTGCCTGATTCCAGCCTTTTTCATAGCTGGTGCGATCGGTGTATTCATCAGCCAAAACTCTGTTATGAAATACCTGGGCGCGAAGGCAAAAAAAATAATTGCTTATAGCGTCGCCTCCGTTTCCGGAACGATTTTAGCCGTATGCTCATGCACGGTGCTTCCGCTTTTTGCCGGGATATATCGCATGGGCGCCGGACTCGGACCGGCTATCGCCTTTTTATATTCCGGCCCCGCAATAAATGTCCTTGCGATAATCCTTACCGCACGAGTCCTCGGAATCGAAATAGGCATTGCACGTGCAGTCGGCGCGATAGTTTTCAGCGTGATAATCGGGCTTTTGATGCATTTGATTTTCCGTAAAGAGGAAAACCAAAGAGTCGCGGCACAAGTCCAAATGCCCGAAGAGGGCGCCTCTCGCCCACTTTGGCAAACCGCGCTTTATTTTGTGTCATTAGTCGGAATCCTAATATTCGCGAATTTCGGTGCGCCGGAATCCTCGACGGGAACGTGGAATTTTATTTTCCAGAATAAATGGATAATCACCTCGGTCTTCGCCGTCGGATTAGGTGCGGCACTCGTCGCATGGTTCGATTTCAAGTTGTGGCAATTTGCTGTTATAGGCATACCGACGGCAATCGCCGGGATCATATTGCCGAATCAGCCGCTTATCCCATTCGGGATTGCGATTATCGGGCTTTCCTATTTCACGAGCAGATCGAAAGGCGAAACCGGTGAATGGTTCATGTCGTCATGGGGATTCACAAAACAGATTTTACCACTTTTACTTTTAGGTGTTGTTTTCGCGGGCTTTTTCCTCGGAAGACCCGGGCACGAGGGTATAATTCCATCTGAATGGGTTAGCCGCGCGCTCGGCGGAAATTCGCTTAGGGCGAATTTCTTTGCATCGTTTGCCGGGGCATTTATGTATTTCGCAACTCTCACCGAGGTGCCAATCCTGCAAGGCCTCATGGGCGCCGGCATGGGCAAAGGCCCTGCGCTGTCGCTGCTTTTAGCCGGGCCGGCACTGAGTTTGCCGAATATGTTGGTCATTCGCTCGATTATTGGAACAAAAAAGACAGTAGTTTTCGTCCTTTTGGTTATAATTATGGCGACGATCAGCGGCATGATTTTCGGCGCGATATTTGGATAG
- a CDS encoding (2Fe-2S)-binding protein has protein sequence MVCYCKEVTKGQIVSAIRNSADSLKKIQQTTGACTGNNCAEMNPSGKCCDTDIIEILRIEGIEEKPSCSCCCDKNCC, from the coding sequence ATGGTTTGCTACTGTAAAGAAGTAACGAAGGGTCAAATTGTTTCTGCGATTAGAAATAGCGCCGACAGCCTAAAAAAAATTCAACAAACTACAGGCGCATGCACGGGAAATAATTGCGCGGAAATGAATCCTTCGGGAAAATGTTGTGACACAGATATAATCGAGATACTTCGCATCGAGGGAATCGAGGAAAAACCATCGTGCTCTTGCTGTTGCGACAAAAATTGTTGTTAA